A region of the Caballeronia sp. TF1N1 genome:
CGTGCACGCCGTGCGCGAAGACGCCTGGAGGCGCATATTGTAACCGACGCACTCCGCCACCTTACGCCCGCCGGCAGCCGATGCAACCGGCGCGATCGAGGGCCGATCAACGCTCGATCGAGACCCGATCGAAGCCGTTCAACGATATCTAGTATTATTTCGCCATGGTTCGCAAATCACATTTCGATCCGCAGCGCGTGCGCGAGGAAATCGCCATCGCGGCCGCGAGAATGATCGCCGAAGACGGCCTCGACTACTCCACAGCCAAGCGCAAGGCGGCGCGGCAGGTGGTCGGCGAGGCGAAGATCGGCGGCGAGTTTTTGCCCGACAACGATCAGATCGAAGAGGAGATCCGCGAGTATCAGGCGATCTTCCAGAGCGACAGTCAGCCTGTCGTCCTGCGCCGCATGCGCGAGTTCGCGCTCGAATGGATGGAACGGTTGAAGCCCTTCGATCCGTATTTGACGGGCGCGGTACTCAACGGCACGGCGGGCGAGCATTCCGACGTCCACTTGCAATGCTTCTGCGACAACCCGAAGGAAGTCGCAATCTACTTGCTGAACGCGAACATTCAGTACGACGTGTCGGAGACGCGGCATTTCGCCGGGCGCGGTTACGTGGAAACGCTCAGTTTTTTGCAGCGCATACCCGGCGAGGAACCAATGGGCC
Encoded here:
- a CDS encoding UDP-N-acetylmuramate--alanine ligase, with the protein product MVRKSHFDPQRVREEIAIAAARMIAEDGLDYSTAKRKAARQVVGEAKIGGEFLPDNDQIEEEIREYQAIFQSDSQPVVLRRMREFALEWMERLKPFDPYLTGAVLNGTAGEHSDVHLQCFCDNPKEVAIYLLNANIQYDVSETRHFAGRGYVETLSFLQRIPGEEPMGLHIALYDPDDLRGAVRADGRGRLARANAATVRTLLDHPDTPSLEISG